One Ictalurus furcatus strain D&B chromosome 25, Billie_1.0, whole genome shotgun sequence DNA window includes the following coding sequences:
- the LOC128601481 gene encoding uncharacterized protein LOC128601481 isoform X2, with translation MFIFQKNKYFRVMTRFRCEIVRPRASGPAALFTFVGTDRQRERGNFSTMSVRRKMFKTQHFQRQVKKYSEHCCVPLCTASSKFNGYLSFHGFPVHTELRRRWLVNIRRDHFTISSHTKVCSRHFTPDQLVEPRSTEGRRRLVRGAVPLLFRWNGYSIQTPSDSPVSPQHLILEHDYCAAPEPAPLGVCCAENEALSREVEELRNRLQSFASRQRLFDSTEESGPFRHFVMESAEVQPSPFRTSRSQLCGDLRTETCTDSDRGTPSCVGHINAVNHQKHIKKEDTEKEGSLCGVTSSAVGDITFVDAQKAVIKEEPEDEDYLCEGTSSPVGHSSPVGHSSPADEPNEEFKIMLVKEEESEDEEPNDDVSKVFTCRWCSLSYTSQIYLHKHIRRCHIKEYVKLIISGEIKYEMSTRSSKSQQTVSGTLNTGECRTKSIPAHSVGRVLHLRVISKNTRAFTRERNRITAHSVERVLLKGVISTNTYAFTQDRSRITPQNVGRVLHTRKISRNTSTFT, from the exons ATGTTTATCTTTCAGAAGAACAAATACTTCAGAGTTATGACGCGTTTCCGATGTGAAATAGTGCGTCCTCGCGCTTCCGGACCGGCAGCTTTGTTTACATTCGTgggtacagacagacagagagagagaggaaacttCAGCACAATGAGTGTCCGCCGTAAGATGTTTAAGACACAGCACTTTCAGAGACAGGTGAAGAAATACTCCGAGCACTGTTGTGTCCCTTTGTGCACAGCGTCCTCGAAATTTAACGGCTATTTAAGCTTCCACGGCTTCCCTGTACACACTGAGCTCAGGAGGCGATGGTTAGTAAACATCCGCCGCGACCATTTCACCATTTCATCCCACACCAAGGTCTGCAGCAGACATTTCACACCGGATCAGCTAGTGGAGCCCCGGAGCACGGAGGGTCGGAGGAGGCTGGTGAGAGGCGCAGTGCCGCTGCTCTTCCGCTGGAACGGATACAGCATTCAGACACCCTCAGACAGCCCAGTCTCCCCACAACATCTCATACTGGAGCACGATTACTGTGCTGCTCCTGAGCCGGCGCCCTTAGGCGTGTGCTGTGCAGAAAACGAAGCCTTGTCCCGGGAAGTGGAGGAGCTCAGGAACCGTCTGCAGAGCTTCGCGTCCAGACAGCGTCTGTTCGACTCTACAGAAg aatcGGGACCTTTTAGACATTTTGTAATGGAGTCAGCAGAGGTGCAGCCGAGCCCTTTTAGAACATCTCGCTCACAG CTTTGTGGGGATCTGAGGACAGAAACCTGTACGGATTCAGATAGAGGGACACCAAGCTGTGTGGGACACATCAACGCTGTGAACCAtcagaaacatataaaaaagGAAGACACTGAAAAAGAAGGCTCCCTCT GTGGAGTGACCTCAAGCGCTGTGGGAGACATTACATTTGTGGATGCACAGAAAGCTGTAATAaaggaagaacctgaagatGAAGACTATCTCT GTGAAGGAACATCAAGCCCTGTGGGGCACAGCAGCCCTGTGGGGCACAGCAGCCCTGCAGATGAACCGAATGAAGAATTTAAAATTATGCTTGTGAAAGAGGAAGAGTCTGAAGATGAAG AACCGAATGATGATGTGTCTAAAGTCTTCACTTGCCGTTGGTGTTCACTGTCCTATACGTCTCAAATTTACCTCCATAAACACATCAGAAGATGCCACATTAAAGAATATGTGAAGCTGATTATATCAGGAGAGATTAAATATGAAATGTCCACAAGAAGCTCCAAAAGTCAGCAAACAGTCTCTGGTACTCTGAATACGGGTGAATGCAGAACGAAGTCTATtcctgctcacagtgtgggaagagttttacaccTAAGGGTAATCTCCAAAAACACCAGAGcgttcacacgggagagaaaccgtatcactgctcacagtgtggaaagagttttactcaAGGGAGTCATCTCAACGAACACCTACGCGttcacacaggacagaagccGTATCACTCCTCAGAATGTAGGAAGAGTTTTACACACAAGAAAGATCTCCAGAAACACCAGCACATTCACATAG
- the LOC128601502 gene encoding uncharacterized protein LOC128601502 isoform X2 codes for MITLFVALYSLFSLRTAVKTSDIKELHVKTVKRGENVTMECSMSKVKDKNNLAWYRQSFGKVPQYFVRHYGQNNYNFVDEFKDSHFSMTVNDQKFDLNINGTREDDGGEYFCGEVEGNTIKFTSGTRLQFEGSNEGSKSSDGKGDNFWIIVLTTSIIISLILIVFLLGVLYKNQRKGASNDHPDNTNQADDEDVLNYAAVSFAKKPSSSRAFRDKSHEDVYAQVKIK; via the exons ATGATCACACTCTTTGTCGCGCtttactctcttttttctctccgcACAGCTG taaaaactTCTGACATCAAGGAGCTTCATGTGAAAACAGTAAAGCGTGGAGAAAATGTAACTATGGAGTGTAGCATGAGCAAGgtcaaagacaaaaataatttagCTTGGTACAGACAGAGTTTTGGAAAAGTGCCTCAGTATTTTGTAAGACATTACGGGCAAAATAATTACAACTTTGTTGATGAATTTAAAGATAGCCACTTCAGTATGACTGTAAATGACCAGAAGTTTGATCTCAACATTAACGGAACAAGAGAAGATGATGGAGGAGAATATTTCTGTGGAGAAGTGGAGGGAAATACAATAAAGTTCACATCTGGAACACGTCTGCAATTTGAAG GGTCCAATGAGGGTTCAAAGAGCAGTGATGGAAAAG GAGAcaacttttggattattgtcctaACGACCTCCATTATAATATCTCTTATTTTAATCGTGTTTCTGCTTGgagttttatataaaaatcagagaaaag GGGCTTCCAACGACCATCCAGATAACACAAATCAG gctgatgatgaagatgtCTTGAACTATGCAGCTGTGAGTTTTGCTAAGAAACCTTCATCCTCCAGAGCATTCAGAGACAAGAGCCATGAAGACGTTTATGcacaagttaaaataaaatag
- the LOC128601502 gene encoding uncharacterized protein LOC128601502 isoform X1, protein MITLFVALYSLFSLRTAVKTSDIKELHVKTVKRGENVTMECSMSKVKDKNNLAWYRQSFGKVPQYFVRHYGQNNYNFVDEFKDSHFSMTVNDQKFDLNINGTREDDGGEYFCGEVEGNTIKFTSGTRLQFEGEEMKHSPTPGTVNNNTDSVTGSNEGSKSSDGKGDNFWIIVLTTSIIISLILIVFLLGVLYKNQRKGASNDHPDNTNQADDEDVLNYAAVSFAKKPSSSRAFRDKSHEDVYAQVKIK, encoded by the exons ATGATCACACTCTTTGTCGCGCtttactctcttttttctctccgcACAGCTG taaaaactTCTGACATCAAGGAGCTTCATGTGAAAACAGTAAAGCGTGGAGAAAATGTAACTATGGAGTGTAGCATGAGCAAGgtcaaagacaaaaataatttagCTTGGTACAGACAGAGTTTTGGAAAAGTGCCTCAGTATTTTGTAAGACATTACGGGCAAAATAATTACAACTTTGTTGATGAATTTAAAGATAGCCACTTCAGTATGACTGTAAATGACCAGAAGTTTGATCTCAACATTAACGGAACAAGAGAAGATGATGGAGGAGAATATTTCTGTGGAGAAGTGGAGGGAAATACAATAAAGTTCACATCTGGAACACGTCTGCAATTTGAAG GTGAAGAGATGAAACACTCTCCTACACCTGGAACGGTTAACAACAACACAGATTCTGTTACAGGGTCCAATGAGGGTTCAAAGAGCAGTGATGGAAAAG GAGAcaacttttggattattgtcctaACGACCTCCATTATAATATCTCTTATTTTAATCGTGTTTCTGCTTGgagttttatataaaaatcagagaaaag GGGCTTCCAACGACCATCCAGATAACACAAATCAG gctgatgatgaagatgtCTTGAACTATGCAGCTGTGAGTTTTGCTAAGAAACCTTCATCCTCCAGAGCATTCAGAGACAAGAGCCATGAAGACGTTTATGcacaagttaaaataaaatag